The stretch of DNA TGACTTAATCTCTGACTGATTAGGGAGCAAACATTAGACGAGTCTTGACAAAACCCTGCTGCTTGTTATGTAGCAATGGGGATTCTGAAAGACATTGCAACGACAGCCCAAGTATGCTGATCTGCCACGTTGATGACCACCCGCTGTGGTCAGAGACCCTTTTCCCTGTACCACATGGATGGACAGCAGCCTGGAGACATCGGTCTGTCCAGCAGCACCACCCTCCTGCTGTGCCCCCGGTCTGCATGCAGGCAGCAGCCAGCCTGAACCCAAAGGTCAAATAAAAAGTCCCACACCCTGGTTAGGTCATATGCACTGCTCTTGCTGAAAGGCACCAGTGATCTCACCGGGAACTCTCTCTCTGTCCTACATTACCCAGACTTTCTTCCTCTGCAGACGTTCTTGATTGTCTCTTTTGTAAAGATCATATCTTACAGACTTTCTTTCTTCTTTATGAGGCCACATGTGTACTTAACTAGTCtgatctgctgtgtgtttgttcAATGTAAGCTGACAGAAAATCATTACATTGCTCTTCTGTTTCTTGAAGAGAATAACAAGACATCATCTCACaacatttacaacaacatgacTCAGATTTCTAAATGAAGTGCAGTCTGTTGGACATCAAAATCTTTTAGATCAAATCATTACAATGATGAAATGATCACTAGGGAAAGTGCAGATGTGCTTGTTTATTTGGATAATCCTTTCAATTCAGTCATCGTCATCACGGTTTTCCTCGCCTATAGCCCTGGAACGTTCAAGAGGTCTCTTACCTAAAAACACTTAAACAACCAACATTCAGCTAATCCCCCAAACAAGCCCAATTGTCAGGTGGGATCTTTCAAACAAGATCTTGCAATAAAGCAAAACATGCCCTGAGGAATAAGCACCTAGCTCTTTAAACCTATTAGTAAGGAATGACCACTATTTAAACCTGCACTTTGGACAACTTAAGCTTCTGCTTAATAAACGCATGTTAATGTCACTTCAAGCAACACAAAACATGTCACAATATTGGtttgatattaaacatttatgaaaattcaattataaaagtattttgtACATTCTTTCTTAAACAAATCATTTTAGAGTTTATAGGCACTGTAACAGCAACACTTCACacattttaaggaatgttttgGAGACATTTGGGGGATGGGCTGCTTGTTAATATCAACTCTTGATGGGAGATAATCCCACGACTGGTCATTCACGATTTAAATGCCTTTGTACTGAAACAAAGAGCCTGGAGCCGCCCTTAATGTGCTGACAACACATTCATCTGTGCTATGAACACACGGAACATGAGATATGTGCTAATGTAATCACACAAAAAGGTGCTAATAGCTCTACAGTGAGCGTGCACGTTTGCGTTTGTATACGTGCTCAACGTAAACATAGATTAAATAAACACATGATGCGGAAACATAGACTGTGAATTTATATAAATAcgtcatttttttattgtttttggatAAAGTTTGGTGAGAATTTaatcactttaattttaaaagtcCCCATAAAGTATTTAAATCTGAGTGCAACAAAGTCTTTAAATGACGGGATAATTTTCTACAAACTTATGCTGCCACCTTGTGACTGAAACAATGTAAAACGATTCGGCTTCAAGGGTATTACGTCAGAGCACACATAAACATGAACAAAAAGCACACATAAACTCTTTGGATGTCTTGTTATGTTGTATGtttgttcaataaaaaaaaagcaCACATAAACTTCAGCCAAGGAAAAAAATACTTCGAGgggaattattattttttaattctttaataaataaatttcaTTGGAAAAAAGCATGGCTCTTAccttatatttttttgtccacAACAAAGTTAAAGaactacatttaaaaatgttacatAATATCTACCCCTCTAATGAGATTATATCTAAATTTAGTAACATTAATTTGAATTGTGTTCAATTGATCATCTCTTCTTCAAATGTCCCCTTGTCAAAGGATTTCGGTCTGATCTGTCAAAATGTCTGGCTTCGAAATCCAACTTTCTTATTGCAAACCAAATTTAGAATATATAGGGAATGCATGTACTTTATTggcaaaatattatattaataaatttaaattttcCTTAACAATTcccaaattaaacaattgtcattGTGACCCTACTTATTTAATTATTACCAAAAAAGTGTCACATTTGTGAATCTGTATAAAGATTACATAAATAAGATAAATGTTACATAAATTGCTTCATTACCTTTGTATTTTTTCCTTAGCttttacattgttttaatatttcttccctattttatatatttattgtacTCCATCCATGATTGTTGATTCAGATATTTTATAATTGCAATAAAAAAAGCATAAACAGCTTTTTAGAAAACAACGACTCTACTAACCTAAACGtaaaaaaattgtgttaaaaaaagGTTTTCTCAATGTATTAGCTTTATATTTGCTAAATGTACATACCGCCAACTTCATTCACTGCGCATGCGCTAAGTCTATATAACGCGTGCTTGCTCTTCCTTCCATTTTCTTCTTGTTCTGTAGAGAGGTAAGTTCACCGGATTTTTCCTTTGAGTTTtgtctttgatttttttttaaatgtcttaatgACAGGTTGAAACTTAAAAGGTGTATGTGTTACATGTAATGTACTGGTCAGCTTTGCTTAAAATTTAAGAATGAGCGGAAACTTGGTTATGCTTTACCACGTTTGTCTCTTGGGGCGCGTGTACACATAGGAAGGTCTAAGTTAAATGTACAACTTGAATTATATGTTTAAAATTACTATTTAGCCCGCTATAGTATTAataatttaagtattttatggTTAATTCCTTTTGTTTATCGGTTGTTTTTTGTGATTTGCAGAACACGTGCTGTTGGAACTATGAGTTCGGCTTCATGTGGTCAGATAATGGTGAGTACAGATTCACATTAGGTACAACTGATTAAATACTGAACGCTTCATAAACATTTAAGAAGCGCAGTACTCGGTAGCGATGATGGCTCAACTTTTTTCCCCAACAGATCGACCCTGTTGactatttttgaaaaataagcCAAATGTTCTGAGCAACCGGATGACAAATTTAAGTCTGTTTATGGTTACTTTTTTTTGTTAATGACCTTTTTGTTTTACTCTTTTTCTCTAGATCATACGTTTACCAAATGGGTGACCACAAACTTATCCGACTTTAAAAGTCCTTAACAGTCAGAAACTGGTGAGTCTTGAATTCATTGCTTACGAGAGCTTTTTATCATCTGGTGCACGTGATGACTGAACTTTTTTCCCCAGCAGATCGACTCTGTTGACTTTGTAACGAAAATAAGCCAAATATTCTGATCAACCAGATGACCACACACAATGATTTTTGATTTAAGCGTTCATGGTAATGACCTGCTTGTTGCCTTTTCTTCCCTAGATTATGCATTTACCAAATGGATGACAACACACATGCATATGACTTCGCAAGACCTAAGTGGATCGACACCGTGACCGGTAAGGCTTAACTTTAATTTTGCTCAAGAGCTTTCTATCTTCTGTGTAAGTGATGACTGAACTTTTTTCCCCAGCAGATCGATAATGTTGACTTTGATCTTTTATTAAAGCCAAAATTTCTGATGCACCAGCAAAGTTTTGCATGAAAGCAATTTACTCCTTTTATCCTTATTAAACCTTTCTTTTGTTTTCAACAGGACACTTCAGATTCAAGATGCCTCAAGAGAATGAATAACCCATGATGGCCACACATAAAGGTATTATGATTCTTTGTAAAATTGTGCCAAAACCCAGATTGGTCTGCATTTGTTTTGCATTCATTACATTATGTTCTCTTTCCACATTTTAGGTGTTTAATGGATTTTGAACCACCAGGAGCACCCAGTGCAACATCCAGATCGAGAAGCAAGTGGAAGAAGCCTAAAATGGCAGTTTGGAGTGTTTGATGCTCTTTGATTAAAACAATAGAAAATAAACTTCTGATGAAACAAATTTGGGCTTTGAGATGTCTTTAAACTTACAAAATGTGACCAGATGTGCATTTACttaattaaacctaaaatttTAGATTTGACAAACTTTCAAACGTACAGAGGGAAActtaggggctgtccacacggagacgcgtatcactgtttacgtataaatttgttatcgtattggcgtttcatccacacggatccggcatTTTGagagactgaatccgctattttttgaaaccgggtcctaaagtggataaatctgaaaccgacacccttgcggtttcgtctgtacagccaatccgtatattttgtgaagcgaaagtGTCATCACAACACGTGTCGGAAGcatcacacgtaacagcaacaacaataacgtcGGACTatgtgattgtgttcgtgctacagaagctactaaagcctactagctttattacagcaaaatctattgcttctatgcaattgtggtgaccaacaagcgataatggacaacaccatacgttggttatgcgcatgctcaaagtcttcttctccgtgtatagtgtatatctgtggcagaattacagcgccccatactggtccggcatatatactacaccgctttcagtcagtttcagtggtttcgtgtttacggattatttttttagagcaaggaaaaaaaatgatcggatagggaatgcaccggcttcgtgtggacatagCCTAAACTTCAAAATTGTCACATTGGCAGAAATGCAGTAATTGTGCACTGCTGATTTGTATAATTCTTCCCAtaggtccttgaaagtttgtgactctgggacaaaaaaaaatgaaggacCTGGAAAGTTAAACTTGTAGATTCAGGTCCTTAAAATACTTGAATGTCTTGTGCacattttctggaagaaaaATTACAATTCCCTGTGTAGAATAACATTTATAGCGCACATGATAACTTGGTTTTGAATGCCGAAATGGTTTGCATTCATAGTTTgatacaatatatcaaacatAAGGTAACATGTAAGCTTGCCCTTCATTGTGTTCCCACATTAAGGGGTAttagacctggaaagtccttttTAAAGGTCCTTGAAGTTAACCCTGTGCAATGTACATTTAGCAGTAATTAAGAACCATTTATATGCTcacattttctttaataaatgaTCAATGCGTGTGTCTTCATGCAGAATCAGACTTTTCTTACTCGCACTGTGAAAAACTGTCCAATGGTAGCGTACAAAGGGTGAAAATTTAAATCCCTAGCGTTATATTGAGCAACAAGTTTAAAACCTTAATTCACAAAGTGTTTATACACATCTCAGAAAGTACAAGTAATATACACCTTTTGAACAAATCTTGCAGGCATCCAGTAAGCCTATAACAACTTCAGACTTCAAAGCATCCCACAGTtaaagtaaaacatttacaagacATCATCCAGACACCATATTGCAATATCCCTGGTATTAGTTGTGCTCCTTTGAGTAACATGTTATGATCCAAATAACCTGAGGGAGAAACAATGCAtcataagaaaatattttcaggAAAACAGTTTGCTTTGATAAAGAAACCCCATAAAGATATTAATATAAACCATTATTATATAAAGTTAATACTCACAAGATCATGCAGAACATCATAAAAATGTTCCAAAGGGCGATGAATATGCGAAAGTACCGTAGGCTCAGTAAAAACTCTCTGATGTTGTCACCTAAACAGAAATTATGCAAGCTAAGATACAAGTACTTTGTTTTTCTGTTATGTAATTCTACAGAAACATCCACTTTTGGTATGGCAAGAtgtcttaaaatgtatttattttttttaacatttaaacttagaccacattattagattactctttgactttataaatacacataaatgacagcttaatgattttttatttttcgtgTGCATGTACTTCAAGACTGCATAGACCTttttttgtcactggtgttaccttaCTTCTTTAGCTtctttcagctttaaagcttaaTTCTTAAGTGTAGCAGAATTCAATGAATTAAGATTTATCATCATGTCACATgtgaaagattttatttaatgtgaaagaaaaaaaacacagtaacaccagtgacacaacAAATCACCAGTCAATGTTGTTACTGATCTTCACTGCTGTTACCCACAAAgaaggtaacaccagtgacaattttcatgaaaactgcattttacaaaatttctgctgtaaagtatCAAACCACATGTTGTCAATGATTGTATACTCACTAAATTAAGTAGTTTAATCCATTTGTATTCTAGTTTTTACAATTCCCAAACAATAAAGGAGGTAATACCAGTGACTTAAAATAAAAGCTTAATATGAAATCATGAGataaatgataaatgaaaaGAGACAGTGGACTTATATGGGCGTCTCTTCACAGATCTCCAGGAAATTGAAAGAAGAAAGTCAAGTGATGTCATCAGTGtgattttgattttaaatatgAGCTTTTTTGCCAGGGGACCACtactttcattatatattttataatatttatttagcattttgtcttttaatgtaacttacatcatatatttgatagttatggacacattattgtattttaaatggaagaaaacactgtttttgatcttaaaataaagcattttcccTCTGTACATGACTGTGGGGACGAGCACTTCTGTGGTGCTTAGAATTCTAAttcattaataaaaataaaatatcaagaaggtgtaattgttcaaataacatattgtctcattttaaaataaaaccctAAAGGGTGTTTCAAGTGTAATATTTCTGTAGGGCTAGGGACAGAAAAATTGACATTTCCGTAGAATGACCCAAGTATGTGTTTAGTACGTCTGGGGACCCTATAGATGTTTGTAATAATCTATAGCATTAACAAATAATACTGAAAACTTTACACAAAACAgagatgtaaaaaaaacatgatatcTCTATCAAAAATATTACTTGGATAAAGTAATTGAAGGATGATATATTTCTGCACACATGTGATATTACCTGTGCTTGATACCCGAGATTCATCGCCAAACCCTTGAGACTGACTCTCTCTTTTCTTCCTGTATAAGTTAAACACAAACATAGCAGAGAGCAACGATTAAAGAGTAATCCCCCAAACTAAAACTGTTAGATGACATATAGGTGTGTGTCATATTATATACTCACAGTTTAAAGTTGAGCACAGCTCCAGCGTTCACGAGAAGAGTGCTGAGTACACACATAGACATATAGAGAAAATGAGTGACGTGGAGACACAAACATACTGTTATTACATCGCGACAGGCGTTAATTACACCTCTCAACATCGTATGTAAgttaacattaataaataacGAAACGTGCCTAGTTTTGATCGAAACCAGATAACTTACCCGAAAATTAAAAGATCTCCAATCATTTTGACTACTTATTTCCGCACTGGTTCCTTGTCTTCTTCTGTTATACGCGTGTGCGAACGCACTAAGAACCTGTAGTTTATTAGCGCCATCTGGCGGTGGAAAACAACATGACTGTTTAGGGTTGATCCCTTGATCAGCTGGTactacaatgaaaaaaacactggttcaacatgattgaattaagttttcttaAAGTGAAATTAACGTTATTAAAATTAACGTccacaggttttttttttaatgtacggTACTTTGATTTATGGTTAATAATGATCAGCAGAATCACAATAAGTAGATTTGATTTAAAATTTCTAGGCCCTTAAATACTGGCCATAAAACAGCTATAGAACAATTTTACTATAATTTAttctatctttaaaaaaaaggggGGGGGGATTTGAGTATAATTGTCACAGATGAACTTACAAAAGATCATATAGCCTTATAAAACAAATCATAAAATACAATTCACAAAAAATTGGTCTAGTTGTTTAATACAGACATTAAAACCAACAAATATTATTAGTGATGATAATACACTCTTAATAGTGTGATTAAATTCATTTGATTGACAATGGATAAGGCTTTTGTCTTTATCCACTAAGTGGCAGTAGTGAAGCTGTCTCTGAAGCGTCTGTGTGTCTTGTTTTAACCTGAATAGTGCGTCTCAGCTTGTGCTCTATATTAATAGGCATCTGTATATGAGCAGAGCCCTTCACTCGTGCAGAAGACGACTCTCTTCATGTGGTAGAGTCAAAAGAACATCATGGAGGTACTGGATGTCCTAAATCTGGGCGAAATTGCCCATTATTTCTCTAAAATGGCGATGTTTCCAGTGTTTGATGTCGCTTATTATATCGTGTCGATACTCTACCTCAAATATGAACCAGGTaagatacatttttgtttatggggAAGGAATTTGGTTGTGCATTATTGTTATTAGCTATTACAAATTTATTTGGGTAAAATGCAAAAGGGAAGCTATGTCAGGAGATTATATGCATTTTTATCTTGACTCTAAAGCTTATattgaagaaaatatattttcagtGAACACAAGTGTTACGTAAATtttatttagcctattcagGATTGGCTGCCACTGCCATCGATATTGAAACTGTAGGATGATGGTCGTATGAATTgcttaatttattcgtgtcagTAATGATTTTTTCTATATGTTTGTAAAGAGTTTTGTAACTCTTAAAGAGCCTCTTCGAAACACGATCGAGTGCCTGTGCATACCGCCGCGAGCCTCACTGCAATAAATAGAAGCGCCCTAAATAGACGGACAGGACAGGCGCGCGCAGCTGATGAACACCATTTGTTAGACAAATACATTTAGGGAAGGACTGGCTTTTTGCtttaatgaaagtaaaaagcCAGGCCTTGGCTAAATGAATTCGTCTAATATTTGAAACAGGTTCGTGTCATTTCACTCCCCAAAATTAAAAGTAGGTCGACAGTCTTCTTGCATTTGTTTGTATTAAAATTTAGTAAAATAATTGTAATTGACTTAAATAAATTCAGTAAAACTAAAGCAGACTAATTCccttaataattaaaaacatttttttaaataggctaaTTTAAAATAGTGGTCGacggatatatatatatatttttattgccGATGTCGAAACCGATATTAAGAAAGTAGTATGGCggatataacacaaatgtaatcaCAGTAAAtaacagacaaacagaaaattgttcaaactaaaacatttgtgatgcataatattaataaacattttgaagtactaaaatatatttacaagaCGTAATTAATGTGAATCTGACATACGGTATTAATCATAAGTTTAATGTATCACTCCGCTGTCTCTTTTCTTTTTCCAACATGGATTTTAGAAATTTACAAATGGGCAAATAAAATGtatcaaatcaatattttaCCAGGTTTATTTTGGCA from Paramisgurnus dabryanus chromosome 14, PD_genome_1.1, whole genome shotgun sequence encodes:
- the smim7 gene encoding small integral membrane protein 7, with the translated sequence MIGDLLIFGTLLVNAGAVLNFKLKKRESQSQGFGDESRVSSTGDNIREFLLSLRYFRIFIALWNIFMMFCMILLFGS